One Micromonospora craniellae genomic region harbors:
- a CDS encoding 2OG-Fe(II) oxygenase — protein MFDSKVLYQELREHVEREVAPDDIATARRDFSYLGHTKVSFIAPDSVKKAVADEVNELIDKAGTRRDLRFAETDYTPRRMRNVTRAEIADLGTVISGIYTAEPILRMLSEVAGEPVHPCPYEPEQFVITCLEKDGDTHGWHWDDFTFALVWVIECPPVEHGGFVQCVPGTTWNKQRPEVNRAFISRPIYSMELFPGDLYLMRTNTTLHRVAPVRKGRRKIINMGYASTSDLTRDFTHETMDQLWATAPAGEV, from the coding sequence GTGTTCGACTCGAAGGTTTTGTACCAGGAGCTGCGGGAGCACGTGGAGCGCGAGGTAGCGCCGGACGACATCGCCACGGCCCGCCGCGACTTCTCCTACCTGGGGCACACGAAGGTCTCCTTCATCGCCCCCGACAGCGTCAAGAAGGCGGTCGCCGACGAGGTGAATGAGCTGATCGACAAGGCGGGCACGCGACGTGACCTGCGGTTCGCCGAGACCGACTACACGCCGCGCCGGATGCGCAACGTGACACGGGCCGAGATCGCCGACCTGGGCACCGTGATCAGCGGGATCTACACGGCGGAGCCGATCCTGCGGATGCTGTCGGAGGTGGCCGGCGAGCCGGTGCACCCGTGCCCGTACGAGCCGGAGCAGTTCGTCATCACCTGCCTGGAGAAGGACGGCGACACCCACGGCTGGCACTGGGACGACTTCACCTTCGCCCTGGTCTGGGTGATCGAGTGCCCGCCGGTGGAGCATGGCGGTTTCGTCCAGTGCGTGCCCGGCACCACCTGGAACAAGCAGCGCCCGGAGGTCAACCGTGCGTTCATCAGCCGCCCGATCTACTCGATGGAGCTGTTCCCCGGTGACCTTTACCTGATGCGGACCAACACCACGCTGCACCGGGTCGCCCCGGTCCGCAAGGGTCGTCGCAAGATCATCAACATGGGGTACGCCTCCACGTCCGACCTGACCCGCGACTTCACCCACGAGACCATGGACCAGCTGTGGGCCACCGCGCCCGCCGGAGAGGTGTGA
- a CDS encoding condensation domain-containing protein encodes MAEQDAGAVLGPVPATAMQEALWWVHQRARDRSVYHLTWRLGVDEPLDEAALAAAWQAMVDRHEALRTSVVREADAVTLVVASRVVVGLHRLEVDDPGDADPGTLLRLVAEEVHAAPVDPEAAPLARITLVRVDDRHEVLLTVHHIVLDGWAVQLLVSELSEAYAAVREGRVVSFPADPVPFSTYAREQAAARADGRWDKSLAYWCDALAGAASAVLEPDQPGVVASGAPGAILRYGFSAEAGAGIAALARVTFATPFAIVLAAAQLVLARAGAGPDVAVGVVTANRMTARDQALLGYTANLCVARARVAEADTVAAVVGAARDGMWQMLTHQAVPYPVVFGALPQQTRAALGDPAPLLLSYLGPIGTDLRIGPVPATLLSSPNRAARADVAMSVWEADGGYLAEIEYHTGRYRESSVLALLHDLDAVLAEGGAEPQRTVGSFDVATRARAGREAPATDDRDPAVGPLPESAEWRHVAAAWTDVLGAPPAGPDVDFFAAGGNSLSALRLVDALAADGRPTVDVVRWLGEPTPQRLVDLLGGESEPVSAESTLVRLRDGSGPHLHLVHGAGGSPQDYQDLLAELPEHWLVTASRDSAQLPTVPELARRYRADLDAASLVPDLLGGWSFGGQVAYQMAADQVGRRSALVLLDSAPPVGYELPADGVRQRFETFTENAYRALGLEPDTPRPRVTVAAEPAGFDERLAIGALAACLAAVGQPVPTALLAHRWHSYERHLRASAGYVHDDPVDTPALVISADLLDAQLDQWTARVGTAQSHRIHTDHFGVLHSAAVAQVAATVIDFARVVATRG; translated from the coding sequence GTGGCTGAGCAGGACGCCGGGGCCGTCCTCGGACCGGTTCCGGCCACCGCGATGCAGGAGGCCCTGTGGTGGGTGCACCAGCGGGCCCGCGACCGGTCCGTCTACCACCTCACCTGGCGGCTCGGGGTGGACGAGCCGCTCGACGAGGCGGCGTTGGCCGCCGCCTGGCAGGCGATGGTCGACCGGCACGAGGCGCTGCGGACCTCGGTGGTGCGGGAGGCGGACGCCGTCACGCTGGTGGTGGCGTCCCGCGTCGTCGTCGGCCTGCACCGGCTGGAGGTGGACGACCCGGGCGACGCCGACCCGGGCACGCTGCTGCGGCTCGTCGCCGAGGAGGTGCACGCCGCGCCGGTGGACCCGGAGGCGGCGCCGCTGGCCCGGATCACCCTGGTCCGGGTCGACGATCGGCACGAGGTGCTGCTGACAGTGCACCACATAGTGCTCGACGGTTGGGCGGTCCAGCTGCTCGTCAGCGAGCTGTCCGAGGCGTACGCGGCCGTGCGGGAGGGGCGTGTCGTGAGCTTCCCGGCCGACCCGGTGCCGTTCAGCACGTACGCCCGGGAGCAGGCCGCGGCCCGCGCGGACGGCCGGTGGGACAAGAGCCTGGCGTACTGGTGCGACGCGCTCGCCGGCGCCGCCTCCGCCGTCCTGGAACCCGACCAGCCGGGCGTGGTGGCCAGCGGCGCACCCGGCGCGATCCTGCGCTACGGCTTCAGCGCCGAGGCGGGCGCCGGAATCGCGGCGCTGGCCAGGGTCACCTTCGCCACCCCATTCGCGATCGTCCTCGCTGCGGCCCAACTCGTGCTCGCCCGGGCCGGAGCCGGGCCGGACGTGGCGGTGGGCGTGGTAACCGCGAACCGGATGACCGCCCGCGACCAGGCGCTGCTCGGCTACACCGCGAACCTCTGCGTGGCCCGGGCCAGGGTCGCCGAGGCGGACACCGTCGCCGCGGTGGTGGGTGCGGCCCGCGACGGCATGTGGCAGATGCTGACCCATCAGGCGGTGCCGTACCCGGTGGTGTTCGGGGCGCTGCCCCAGCAGACGCGGGCGGCCCTTGGCGACCCCGCGCCGCTGCTCCTGAGCTACCTCGGCCCGATCGGTACTGACCTGCGGATCGGCCCGGTCCCGGCGACGCTGCTGTCCAGCCCCAACCGGGCCGCCCGAGCCGACGTGGCGATGTCGGTCTGGGAGGCCGACGGCGGCTACCTCGCCGAGATCGAGTACCACACCGGACGCTACCGGGAGAGCAGCGTGCTGGCGCTGCTGCACGACCTGGACGCGGTGCTGGCCGAGGGCGGCGCCGAGCCGCAGCGTACGGTCGGCTCGTTCGACGTCGCCACCCGCGCCCGCGCCGGCCGCGAGGCCCCGGCCACCGATGACCGCGACCCGGCGGTCGGTCCGCTGCCCGAGTCGGCGGAGTGGCGCCACGTCGCCGCCGCCTGGACCGACGTGCTCGGCGCTCCGCCGGCCGGGCCGGACGTCGACTTCTTCGCCGCTGGCGGCAACTCGCTGAGCGCCCTGCGCCTCGTGGACGCGCTGGCCGCCGACGGGAGGCCGACGGTGGACGTCGTGCGATGGTTGGGCGAGCCGACCCCGCAACGGCTGGTCGACCTGCTGGGCGGTGAGTCCGAGCCGGTCTCGGCGGAGTCGACGCTGGTGCGGCTGCGGGACGGCTCGGGCCCGCACCTGCACCTGGTACACGGCGCCGGGGGCAGCCCGCAGGACTACCAGGACCTGTTGGCGGAGCTGCCGGAGCACTGGCTTGTGACGGCCTCCCGCGACAGCGCGCAACTGCCGACGGTGCCGGAGCTGGCCCGCCGCTACCGGGCCGACCTGGACGCCGCCAGCCTGGTCCCGGACCTTCTCGGCGGGTGGTCGTTCGGTGGTCAGGTCGCCTACCAGATGGCCGCCGACCAGGTCGGGCGGCGTTCGGCGCTGGTGCTGCTGGATTCCGCCCCGCCGGTCGGGTATGAGCTGCCGGCCGACGGCGTCCGGCAACGCTTCGAGACCTTCACGGAGAACGCCTACCGGGCTCTCGGCCTGGAGCCGGACACCCCGAGGCCCCGGGTTACGGTCGCCGCGGAGCCGGCCGGCTTCGACGAGCGGCTGGCGATCGGAGCACTCGCGGCCTGCCTGGCGGCCGTCGGGCAGCCCGTGCCGACGGCGTTGCTGGCGCACCGATGGCACAGCTACGAGCGTCACCTGCGGGCCAGTGCCGGGTACGTCCACGACGACCCGGTCGACACCCCCGCGCTGGTGATCAGCGCGGATTTGCTCGACGCGCAGCTCGACCAGTGGACAGCCCGCGTCGGGACAGCACAGTCCCACCGGATTCACACTGACCACTTCGGAGTGCTGCACTCCGCCGCCGTGGCGCAGGTAGCAGCGACCGTCATCGATTTCGCACGCGTCGTGGCGACGCGAGGTTAA
- a CDS encoding amino acid adenylation domain-containing protein, whose protein sequence is MQTRTLYDWFRTSARQHPDNVAIEVASDALTYAELRAAAGRLSAAMQGVPGRPPRRVGLLTSRSLVGYIAYLAALRLGATVVPLNPANPAARNLAITDEADLDLVMVDDTSGDGLAEFRSQTTVRVLDLTGEGWRRYLAPGDTSEIPPAVERGRDDFAYIIFTSGTTGKPKGVPATHANVDSFLTEVIKRYRFRPESRVSQTFEMCFDGSILAMFGAWGTGATLCVAQRGDVLTPVRFINTKRLTHWLSVPSLISFAKRLRALAPESMPTLRLSSFGGEPLTIEQVNDWTAAAPNTAVINCYGPTETTVIVTAYEVPADPAARIESSNRSVPIGDIYPHLDYVLLDEDLRPCDDGELCVRGEQRFPGYLDPAENAGRFVSFDGERARLYDGTEPLTAAHWYRTGDRVRREFGELVHQGRIDHQVKVRGNRVELAEIEAALRAHVDVVEAVVLTVAGDDGELDLHAVYTGASLADDDLTRLVGHLPPYMRPRAFHHRAEIPLTEVDKVDRKRLASELLATRG, encoded by the coding sequence ATGCAGACCCGTACCCTCTACGACTGGTTCCGTACGTCGGCCCGGCAACACCCGGACAACGTGGCGATCGAGGTCGCCTCGGACGCACTGACCTATGCCGAGTTGCGGGCCGCGGCCGGGCGGTTGTCGGCTGCCATGCAGGGGGTGCCGGGGCGGCCACCGCGCCGGGTCGGACTGCTCACCTCCCGCAGCCTCGTCGGCTACATCGCCTACCTGGCCGCCCTGCGGCTGGGCGCGACGGTGGTTCCGCTCAACCCCGCCAACCCGGCGGCCCGCAACCTCGCCATCACCGACGAGGCGGACCTCGACCTCGTCATGGTCGACGACACCTCCGGCGACGGGCTGGCCGAGTTCCGCTCGCAGACCACCGTCCGGGTCCTCGACCTGACCGGTGAGGGCTGGCGCCGGTACCTCGCCCCGGGCGACACGTCGGAGATCCCGCCGGCCGTGGAGCGGGGCCGCGACGACTTCGCGTACATCATCTTCACCAGCGGGACGACCGGGAAGCCCAAGGGCGTGCCGGCGACCCACGCCAACGTCGACTCGTTCCTCACCGAAGTGATCAAGCGGTACCGGTTCCGGCCCGAGTCGCGGGTCTCGCAGACCTTCGAGATGTGCTTCGACGGCTCGATCCTGGCGATGTTCGGCGCGTGGGGCACTGGGGCCACCCTGTGCGTTGCCCAGCGCGGGGACGTGCTGACGCCGGTGCGCTTCATCAACACCAAGCGGCTCACGCACTGGCTGTCGGTGCCGTCGCTGATCTCGTTCGCCAAGCGGCTGCGGGCCCTGGCACCGGAGAGCATGCCGACCCTGCGGTTGAGTTCCTTCGGCGGGGAGCCGCTCACCATCGAGCAGGTCAACGACTGGACGGCCGCCGCGCCGAACACCGCCGTGATCAATTGCTACGGCCCGACCGAGACCACGGTCATCGTCACCGCGTACGAGGTGCCCGCCGACCCGGCCGCGCGGATCGAGTCGTCGAACCGCTCGGTGCCGATCGGGGACATCTACCCGCACCTCGACTACGTGCTGCTCGACGAGGACCTGCGCCCGTGCGACGACGGCGAGCTGTGTGTCCGCGGCGAGCAGCGCTTCCCCGGCTACCTGGACCCGGCCGAGAACGCGGGCCGCTTCGTCTCCTTCGACGGCGAGCGGGCCCGCCTCTACGACGGCACCGAGCCGTTGACCGCCGCACACTGGTACCGCACAGGCGACCGGGTCCGCCGCGAGTTCGGCGAACTCGTGCACCAGGGCCGCATCGACCACCAGGTGAAGGTACGCGGCAACCGCGTCGAGCTGGCCGAGATTGAGGCCGCGCTGCGTGCCCACGTCGACGTGGTGGAGGCGGTGGTGCTCACCGTCGCCGGCGACGACGGGGAGCTGGACCTGCACGCCGTCTACACGGGCGCGTCGCTTGCTGACGATGACCTCACCCGATTGGTGGGGCACCTTCCGCCGTACATGCGGCCACGGGCGTTCCACCACCGGGCGGAGATCCCGCTGACCGAGGTGGACAAGGTCGACCGCAAGCGGTTGGCCTCCGAGCTGCTCGCCACCCGTGGCTGA
- a CDS encoding argininosuccinate synthase, translating into MSARNNIAPQHIVLAFSGGLDTSVALVWLKERYRCRLTAFIADLGQGEELDTAARKAEKLGADEVRVVDLREQFARDYAFPMYRANALYEGQYLMGSSIGRPLIAAAQVRVAEEVGADAVAHGATGKGNDQVRFEMTFAALRPDLTVISPWREWDLSSRSDLLAYAERHGIELDLSSGERPYSIDSNLLHTSYEGEALEDPTQPAPEGLLFRVRDIADTPDEPETVEIHFQGGNPVGVNGTPLSASAVLEALDEIGRRHGIGRLDIVENRIFGMKTRNIYEAPSGSLLWHAHRAVESLVLDPEVAQLKEELMPKYTALVYRGLWFAPERLMLQTAIDFSQQNVTGDAILRVHRGTVQVIGRRSPHSRYDTAFATFEADNVFDQRDSSGWLRVNTVRFRAGRATGTAKP; encoded by the coding sequence ATGTCGGCTCGGAACAACATCGCCCCCCAGCACATCGTGCTCGCCTTCTCCGGCGGGCTCGACACCTCGGTGGCCCTGGTGTGGCTCAAGGAGCGCTACCGGTGCCGGCTGACCGCGTTCATCGCCGACCTGGGCCAAGGCGAGGAGCTGGACACCGCCGCCCGCAAGGCCGAGAAGCTCGGCGCGGACGAGGTGCGGGTGGTCGACCTACGCGAGCAGTTCGCCCGGGACTACGCCTTCCCGATGTACCGGGCCAACGCCCTCTACGAGGGGCAGTACCTGATGGGCTCCTCCATCGGCCGGCCGCTGATCGCCGCGGCACAGGTGCGGGTGGCCGAGGAGGTCGGGGCCGACGCCGTTGCGCACGGGGCCACCGGCAAGGGCAACGACCAGGTCCGCTTCGAGATGACCTTCGCCGCGCTGCGCCCCGACCTCACAGTGATTAGCCCGTGGCGGGAGTGGGACCTGTCCTCCCGCAGCGACCTGCTCGCCTACGCCGAACGGCACGGCATCGAGCTGGACCTGAGCAGTGGTGAGCGGCCGTACTCCATCGACAGCAACCTGCTGCACACCTCGTACGAGGGCGAGGCGCTGGAGGACCCGACGCAGCCCGCGCCGGAGGGCCTGCTGTTCCGGGTGCGCGACATCGCCGACACCCCGGACGAGCCCGAGACCGTCGAGATCCACTTCCAGGGCGGCAACCCGGTCGGCGTCAACGGCACGCCCCTGTCAGCGAGCGCCGTGCTGGAGGCGCTCGACGAGATCGGCCGCCGGCACGGGATCGGCCGCCTGGACATCGTGGAGAACCGGATCTTCGGCATGAAGACCCGCAACATCTACGAGGCGCCCTCGGGCAGCCTGCTCTGGCACGCTCACCGGGCGGTGGAGTCGCTGGTGCTCGACCCGGAGGTGGCGCAGCTCAAGGAGGAGCTGATGCCGAAGTACACCGCCCTGGTCTACCGGGGCCTGTGGTTCGCCCCCGAACGGCTGATGTTGCAGACAGCCATCGACTTCAGCCAGCAGAACGTCACCGGCGACGCGATCCTGCGAGTGCACCGGGGCACCGTCCAGGTGATCGGCCGCCGCTCCCCGCACAGCCGCTACGACACCGCGTTCGCCACCTTCGAGGCGGACAACGTGTTCGACCAGCGCGACTCCTCCGGCTGGCTGCGGGTCAACACCGTCCGCTTCCGGGCAGGGCGGGCCACCGGGACGGCGAAGCCATGA
- a CDS encoding methionyl-tRNA formyltransferase has product MRIVFFGYGKLGATVLRGIAPHHEVLLVLTHRAEFSGLGEPDVELAAADLGLRVRYSTNARESDLHEQLRELAPEVIVSTNWRTRVPAEVLRIPERGAVNTHDALLPAYAGFGAVNWAIRNGEEETGLTVHYMAEELDTGPVITQTRVKIGPYDTAGQILDRLLAEYVPVTLEALDRVAEGRRGEPQPPEGASFYHRIGIEDTRIDWRDSATAICNLVRGQSDPFVNAWTTHRGLQLWVKAATRPTRAYGGTPGRIVKAHYGGVVVASGGPGDGDDRGVVLLQVRTETGPPVRALDYFTTFGEYLH; this is encoded by the coding sequence ATGAGGATCGTCTTCTTCGGCTACGGCAAGCTGGGTGCCACCGTGCTGCGGGGCATCGCCCCGCACCACGAGGTGCTGCTCGTGCTGACCCACCGGGCCGAGTTCAGCGGCCTCGGCGAGCCGGACGTGGAGCTGGCCGCTGCCGATCTGGGACTGCGGGTGCGCTACTCGACCAACGCCCGCGAGTCCGACCTGCACGAGCAGCTGCGCGAACTCGCGCCGGAGGTCATCGTCTCCACCAACTGGCGGACCCGGGTGCCGGCGGAGGTGCTGCGGATCCCCGAACGTGGCGCGGTCAACACGCACGACGCGCTGCTGCCCGCGTACGCGGGGTTCGGCGCGGTCAACTGGGCGATCCGCAACGGCGAGGAGGAGACCGGCCTCACCGTTCACTACATGGCAGAGGAGCTGGACACCGGGCCAGTGATCACCCAGACCCGCGTGAAGATCGGCCCATACGACACCGCCGGGCAGATCCTCGACCGGCTCCTCGCGGAGTACGTGCCGGTCACGCTGGAAGCGTTGGACCGGGTCGCCGAGGGGCGCCGGGGCGAGCCGCAGCCACCCGAGGGAGCGTCGTTCTACCACCGGATCGGGATCGAGGACACCCGGATCGACTGGCGGGACAGCGCCACCGCGATCTGCAACCTGGTACGAGGCCAGTCGGACCCGTTCGTCAACGCGTGGACAACGCACCGCGGGCTCCAGCTCTGGGTCAAGGCCGCCACCCGGCCGACCCGGGCCTACGGCGGCACTCCCGGCCGGATCGTCAAGGCCCACTACGGCGGCGTGGTCGTCGCCAGCGGCGGCCCAGGCGACGGCGACGACCGCGGGGTGGTGCTGCTCCAGGTCCGCACCGAGACCGGCCCACCAGTGCGCGCCCTCGACTACTTCACCACATTCGGCGAGTACCTTCACTGA
- a CDS encoding 4'-phosphopantetheinyl transferase family protein, producing the protein MTARQRAALACRARPRRATTGRHGGVVRLRLGARVRVAVAEQRLLTHLPPAPSDLATVGDLPAGPRAERLAARALLRLLLAAELGRTAGATPIAAHDGGQPHLPEWPEVSVSLSHDAGTVAAALGRGVPVGVDVQVPVTVPPALLRRCCDPAVRAALNRLPEAARDREFAWIWTVQEACVKATGAGLAGRPWAIAVPAGRRTGCWAGLRWVSLRGHTRVPASVAHGVGTR; encoded by the coding sequence GTGACGGCACGGCAACGGGCGGCGCTGGCCTGCCGGGCGCGACCGCGGCGGGCCACGACGGGCCGCCACGGCGGCGTCGTCCGGCTGCGGTTGGGCGCCCGGGTGCGGGTGGCGGTGGCCGAGCAGCGGCTGCTCACCCACCTTCCACCGGCCCCGTCCGACCTGGCGACCGTCGGCGATCTACCCGCCGGCCCGCGCGCCGAGCGGCTGGCCGCGCGGGCGCTGCTGCGCCTGCTGCTCGCCGCTGAGCTGGGCCGGACGGCCGGGGCCACGCCGATCGCCGCCCACGACGGAGGCCAGCCCCACCTCCCCGAGTGGCCGGAGGTCAGCGTCAGCCTGTCCCACGACGCCGGGACGGTGGCCGCCGCGCTCGGGCGGGGCGTACCGGTCGGCGTCGACGTCCAGGTACCCGTGACCGTGCCGCCGGCCCTGCTGCGGCGCTGCTGCGACCCGGCGGTGCGGGCCGCCCTTAACCGGCTGCCCGAGGCGGCGCGGGACCGCGAGTTCGCCTGGATCTGGACGGTACAGGAGGCGTGCGTGAAGGCGACCGGAGCCGGCCTCGCCGGTCGGCCCTGGGCCATCGCGGTGCCGGCGGGACGGCGGACGGGCTGCTGGGCCGGCCTGCGGTGGGTGAGCCTGCGCGGGCACACGCGGGTCCCGGCGAGCGTGGCGCACGGGGTGGGTACGCGATGA